The Eremothecium cymbalariae DBVPG#7215 chromosome 7, complete sequence genome contains the following window.
GGTTGGAAGAAGATCTGGTAATATGCGTAGAAGTGTCGAACAGCGAATAGCCCACTGTGTAGTGTTGGAATTCCTCCACGGTGTGTCTTATAGTTTTATATTCCTCCATAATAAGTTTTGAAATCTCCTGGGTTGGCGACACAACGACCAGTCGCTTTAACTGGGATAATACGTAAACCTGAATGGGACTGGACTCAGTGACCATGCATTTAGAAAGGACATGGTCTTCCAGAAAACCCGTGAACAAACTCACGGAATGTCCATCGGTGATGTCAACAGACTTGGAAGTAATCAAAATTGTATCAGTAGCCATCAAGACCGTTTGTGTTACTATAGCTGGGAATGGACAAAGAGCATTAGATACCGCACGTGAGTCTGAAACGTATctattcttcttttctgtCTCGTTCTTTTATACAAGTAAATTACGTTTATaaggttttatttttcaaatcttcgTTTTCTCACACCGGATACCTGAAAATTTGGACCCTGGTCCTGCACACACCTCATCTGAAGAAGCAGAGTTAGAGAGGGTAGAGAGGtctttctttgtttcaAAGACTATATACATAAACTGGTTGCTAAAGAATATGTCTC
Protein-coding sequences here:
- the RCN1 gene encoding Rcn1p (similar to Ashbya gossypii ACL111W), producing MATDTILITSKSVDITDGHSVSLFTGFLEDHVLSKCMVTESSPIQVYVLSQLKRLVVVSPTQEISKLIMEEYKTIRHTVEEFQHYTVGYSLFDTSTHITRSSSNLEIPPAKRILLVSPPQSPPPGFDFHRLEDRPNSNTGHVTPGRAPASTSSNVSACDKVEPDKAFTILENSLVANVVLHTCETPKTEHTPSIMGVHTALPPRSIFD